The segment AAGATTGGGAAGTTAATTTTTTGTATATATTCTAACATATCTGAAGTGGAATCCGATTCTAGAATGCACTTTGGATTTCGATTCACAAATTCCTGAATAGTCATATCGTAACTAAACTTACCTTCGATTAGAACTCTGCGAATATCCGCATTCGAAATTACCCCTTCTAAGGCTCCATTCTCGTTGACATAAAATGCTATTCCTAGCTTATGTTTTTGAATAATTGTCAATAAGTCTACGACCCTTGTTTTTTCAGTGACTATTGGTAAATTCTCTAAGGCAATACAAAAATCTACAACATGATATTCTGATCGCACATGATTACTTCTAATCTTCAAAATAGCTTGAGCCATATTTTCGTGATTGAGTAGATAAGAGCCTACCACAGCACTTTGCACCCCTATGAGTCGCAATATATAAGAAATTTCGTGGTTAACACCGCCATCTACACACCATTGGATATTAGGAAATTTATGTACGAGATGAGAAATAATCGCAAAATGATTTTTGTCAAAACGACCTCCACTTACCCCTGGAGTTGTCATCATCAATAATACAAAATCTACCTGATTTTCATACTGTGCTATCGTTTCTTCTAATTTAGGATGACCCACCATAATAGCCAATCCCAGTTCTTTATTTTCCAGCTTAGGAAAATCAAATTGACCTTCGATCTCCTCTATCTGAAAAGCGACTCTACGAATATTATCTCGCCCTAATTCGGGGGAAAAATCTGCTGGATTTTTTGTTATAATATGCAAGTCAACGGGAGTCTCTGAAACTTTTTTTAAGCTGTCAATATCTGCAAATACTGAGAAATCCTCTCGACTATCGATATGCCAATAATCCACCATATACGGCTCCAACTCCTTAGCAGCATCTATCAAACTTGATTGTTTGCTCGAATATAAACTGGCGGATAATTTCAATACTTAGGTTTTAGAATTTAAAAACACATACCAAATGTACATATTTTTTTTTGCTTCTTGACTTCCAAGAAAGCCAAAAACAAATGAATGGGTTCTTGGGATAAAAAAAGCTACCCACAAAGGAGTAGCTTTATAAAAACAAAATTAGAATTCTTATTTTCCTGCTGCAGCTGCGGCGGTCTGTGCGCTTCTCAATGCTCTAGGGATAGAGATAGAGATGATAGGAATAGCCGGTGCATTTAATATTTCCCAACCATTCGTCACAATATCTCTTACTCTCAGAGACTTTCCAAGCTCCAATGGAGTGACATCCACCTCTACGAATGTAGGTATCTTATCGGCATCAGCCTTGATCTTAATTTTTCTCAATTTAATTTCCAATTTACCACCTGCTTGCTGGCCTTTAGAGAAGCCTTTAGCTATGATAGGAATTTCTGTCTTCACTTTCTTTCCGGCAGATAGCTCCTGAAAGTCGATATGAATCATGCTATCAGTAACTGGATGAAACTGAATTTCTTTGACGATAGCTTTTTTTACCTGTCCAGCTATATTGATTTCAAATATCTTAAATTTATCTGTATAAATTCCTTTCTTCAAAGGATTATATTCTACAGTAAAAGAGATATTCTCACCACCGCCGTATAGATTACATGGTACTAGGTCGCCATTACGCACTGCTTTGGTGGCTTTTTTCCCGATTTGCTCTCTTTTTTGAGCCTCTAATTTTACGATTTCCATTTATGATGATTTTAATGTGTTTTTAATAAATAATGAATGAATTGATTTGTACTGAAAGGTACTTTCTATCGCGCTGGCAAATAAATCCGCCACCGTGATTACTTTTACTTTTTTACTTTCTTTTTTGAGTGGAATAGTATCCGAAACGGCTAATTCTACTAAGGACGAATTTTCTACATTCTCATAAGCCTTACCACTTAAGACCGGGTGGGTACACATAGCTCTCACACTCTTAGCTCCTTTTTCCATGATAAGGTCTGCAGCCTTGCACAAGGTATTTCCCGTATCAATAATGTCATCTACCAGAATGACATTTTTTCCGCTGACATCACCTATAAGAGTCATTTCTGCTACTTCATTGTGCTTCTTTCTATACTTATCGCAGATGACCATTTCACAGTTAAACTGCTGTGCATAGAATCTAGCCCGTTTGGTACTTCCTACGTCTGGCGCTGCTATACAGAGATCATCTAGATTCAGACTAGATATATAAGGTATAAAAATTGAAGACCCAAAAAGGTGATCCAAAGGAATATCAAAAAAGCCTTGAATCTGATCTGCATGCACATCCATGGTCATGACTCTACTGGCTCCTGCTACCGTCAAGAGGTCTGCCACAAGCTTGGATGCAATACTCACACGTGGTCTGTCTTTTCTATCCTGTCTAGCATAGCCATAATAAGGCATTACGACTGTGATATATCTTGCCGAAGCTCTTTTACAGGCATCTACAAGCATCAGAAGCTCCATAAGGTTATCTGATGGCTGAAAAGTAGATTGAATGATAAAAACGTGATGTCCTCTGATAGAATCATTGATCACTGGCTGGAACTCTCCATCACTAAACTGATTGACTATGACATCACATAAAGGGATGTTCATAATCTTGGATATAGACTCCGATAGGGTTTTAGATCCTCGACCACTAATCAATTTGACTTCCGTTTCCTGCATTTCAGAGAACTAGTTTATGAAAAATTATTCCGCAGGAGTCTCTGCTGTTTCCTCAGCAGCAGCCTCTGCTTCAGGAGTTTCAGCTACCTCTGCTTCTGCTGTTTCAGCTGGAGTTTCTTCGGCTGGCTTAGCTGCCTCTTCTAGTTTCTTAGCGTATTCTTCTTTTTTCTTAGTCTCCTCTGCCAAAGCTGCTGCTTTTTTAGCTGCCTTTGACTTAGCTACTTGTTCTATGTGAGCCTCTACAGACTTTTCCTTACCTGCTAGCCATTCTTGCAATTTGGTTTCCATTTCTTGCTCTGTAAGAGCACCTTTTCGAACACCTCTTGCTAGGTGCTTTTTGTAAAGAACGCCTTTGTAGGAAAGTATTCTCGCACAGGTGTCCGAAGGCTCAGCGCCTTTCATGACCCAGTCGAATGCTTTGTCAAAGTCGATGTCTATGGTGGCAGGAACGGTCAATGGATTGTAGTTACCGATACGATCGATAAATTTACCATCTCTCTTCGCTCTGCTGTCTGCTACTACGATGTAGTAATACGGTCTTTTACTTCTACCGTGTCTTTGTAATCTGATTTTTGTTGCCATTTAACTTGAAAATTAATTAAAAGTTAGTGAATAAATTTTTTAAGGAGTGCAAAGGTAGATAGAAAAATTTAAAAAGTATTGGAAATAAGACAAGTATTTAAGATTTGGGGATAAATGTAAGCTGGGAATTTTAAAATTAAAAACTCAAGTCTCTGCTCTATTCATTGAATTTCTTACATTTATCCCAAATTCCGCATTAGAAAATGCTGAATCGATTGAATCATAAAGTTCGACACGTTGTGGCTTCTAATGATTAATCTGGGATTAATTATAATGCAATGACATCTACAAGTAGTTTTTGATCGAAAATATCATAAATGATTCTATAATCCCCTACTCTAACCCTATATCCAGGACGACTTTTTAACTTCTTATAACCTGATGGTCGAGGATTGTCTCCTAAGTCTGATATTTAATCTAGTATTGGCTGTACAATTTTGTCCGAAAGTTTATCTAATTGTTTTTCTGCTTTTCTAGATAAAACAATGGTATATCTCATTTTTTTACCTTTCTTTTTTTCAAGTAATCAGAAAACATTACACGATCTCCATTATCCTCTTTTTTAGCTTCATCATACAACTTAACATCTTCTAAACTTTCTAGTTCTTCTATCAATTTATCGAACTCATCTTGAGGGAGAAGCACAAATTCCTTTTTCTTAGAATGATTGATGGTAATACGCTGTGGATTTAAGGTAATCACTTCAAAACTGTTTTATATAATGTAAAGACAAAAAATAGTTTAGAATAGTTCCTATTCATACGAAGGGTATCTGAGATGATGAACACTCCCCTACCTCACCAGATGAAACGTCCCTGTATACGTTCTTCTATCCTGATTGAGGAGAATGACTTCGGCGAAGTAACTATATGAACCCAGTGGAACTGGGTCACCTTTATAACGTCCGTCCCATTTCTGATGGAGGTTGTCAGAGGCATATACTTTCTCGCCCCATCGGTTATAGATGGCTATGTTGTAGGATAAAATATTTTCTACATTGGGGAAGTATTCATCATTCGTACCATCTCCGTTCGGGCTGAAAGCGGTAGGAAAACCCACTGCCCAGCTATCGTAGATATTGACTTGGACATCTTTATAGGCTCGGCAGCCCTGTGCATCGGTAAATTCTAATCGGACGACCGCACTGCTATCTAATCGAAACCGCACAGTCCGACAACTATCGCACTGGAACATATAGGACGGAGTCCAGCGATATTTGCCGCCCATATCACTTGGTTTTATCTGTGGGTTGAGAAAGAGAAGTTCTCCTTTATAGTTACTTATCTCGTCTTGTAGAATGATTTCGGTATCATTATGGTATTTTAGCTTAGCGGAGTCTCGTCCTTTGCAGTTGGCGGTATCGGTATAGCTCAGTTTATACTCTCCTTCACTCTTGACAAGAATAGACGGACTTACTTCTCCCGTGCTCCAGAGATAGTCTCTATGCCCTAGCCCTGCATCGAGAATAGCCTCCGAACCTCGGCAGATAGCAGTATCCCTGAGTTTTTTTATGATTTTCGGAGTTCTGAGGGTCAGGACGAGGGTGCGGATACTATCACAGTTCTTGGCATTGCGGAAGGTATCGAGATAGGTGCCTGCTTGGCTTCTGCCCTCATAGCTCTCGCCACGGCAGATTTCTTGGTTGAGGGTGAAATAGCTTTTTTTATTAACTGTGAGGTTTAGGGTGCGGGTGCTATCACAGCCATTGGCTGCGATGAGGATATCGCTATGCGTACCCGTAGTGCTATGTCCCCAGTAGCTCTGTCCTTCGCAGATAGTTTGAGTATGGGTGCTGCTACTCGGCTCTCGGATACTGAGGCGGAGGGTGCGGTAGGTGATACAGCCTTGGCTGCTCGTGAGGGTATCGTAGTATGTCCCTGCGGTGGTATAGCCATAGAGGCTTTTTCCACGGCAGATACTGGTATCGATCGTGAGATATTTAGGAATAACGGTTAGGTTTAGCCGGGCTATACTATCGCAGCCACTAGAGGCGGTAAGGGTATCGGCATAGCTGCCTGTGGTGGTTCTACCACGGACGACCTGCCCTTCGCAGATAGTGGTGTCAATTTTGTTTAATATTTCTTGGTGTACAACAATAGGCACAGTAAGAGAGTCTAGCTGACTTTCACAGCGTTGACCATAGGCGATTATCTTATAACTTTTAGTGGTAGTGGGCTTGAGGGTGATTTCAACACCACCAGCTACGGTGCGAATTGATGCCTCGCTTGCAGAAGG is part of the Chitinophagales bacterium genome and harbors:
- a CDS encoding CBS domain-containing protein, with product MKLSASLYSSKQSSLIDAAKELEPYMVDYWHIDSREDFSVFADIDSLKKVSETPVDLHIITKNPADFSPELGRDNIRRVAFQIEEIEGQFDFPKLENKELGLAIMVGHPKLEETIAQYENQVDFVLLMMTTPGVSGGRFDKNHFAIISHLVHKFPNIQWCVDGGVNHEISYILRLIGVQSAVVGSYLLNHENMAQAILKIRSNHVRSEYHVVDFCIALENLPIVTEKTRVVDLLTIIQKHKLGIAFYVNENGALEGVISNADIRRVLIEGKFSYDMTIQEFVNRNPKCILESDSTSDMLEYIQKINFPILVLPVVDSNRLLKGAVSFHKLLRED
- a CDS encoding 50S ribosomal protein L25, giving the protein MEIVKLEAQKREQIGKKATKAVRNGDLVPCNLYGGGENISFTVEYNPLKKGIYTDKFKIFEINIAGQVKKAIVKEIQFHPVTDSMIHIDFQELSAGKKVKTEIPIIAKGFSKGQQAGGKLEIKLRKIKIKADADKIPTFVEVDVTPLELGKSLRVRDIVTNGWEILNAPAIPIISISIPRALRSAQTAAAAAGK
- a CDS encoding ribose-phosphate pyrophosphokinase; this encodes MQETEVKLISGRGSKTLSESISKIMNIPLCDVIVNQFSDGEFQPVINDSIRGHHVFIIQSTFQPSDNLMELLMLVDACKRASARYITVVMPYYGYARQDRKDRPRVSIASKLVADLLTVAGASRVMTMDVHADQIQGFFDIPLDHLFGSSIFIPYISSLNLDDLCIAAPDVGSTKRARFYAQQFNCEMVICDKYRKKHNEVAEMTLIGDVSGKNVILVDDIIDTGNTLCKAADLIMEKGAKSVRAMCTHPVLSGKAYENVENSSLVELAVSDTIPLKKESKKVKVITVADLFASAIESTFQYKSIHSLFIKNTLKSS
- a CDS encoding 30S ribosomal protein S16, with amino-acid sequence MATKIRLQRHGRSKRPYYYIVVADSRAKRDGKFIDRIGNYNPLTVPATIDIDFDKAFDWVMKGAEPSDTCARILSYKGVLYKKHLARGVRKGALTEQEMETKLQEWLAGKEKSVEAHIEQVAKSKAAKKAAALAEETKKKEEYAKKLEEAAKPAEETPAETAEAEVAETPEAEAAAEETAETPAE
- a CDS encoding type II toxin-antitoxin system RelE/ParE family toxin, yielding MSDLGDNPRPSGYKKLKSRPGYRVRVGDYRIIYDIFDQKLLVDVIAL
- a CDS encoding gliding motility-associated C-terminal domain-containing protein; the protein is MYKMLCLIAISLQLHTADAQGTWTWLHGDSVTNSNSNRVNRGTKGLASYNNLPPSNHRINVSWRDSSDKFWVIIENYKYGGRDSSEIWSYDWVTNRWTWEAGYDKLEIEGNIPNDFLIYMHQWFLFNIHEYPSWTDSIGNLYFFYEFDKYVSSNPSMIIKFDINTKKFQVLDYRLDYFNYGTKGIARSANWPKFMHQATTWKIGNQVFIFGGSVGNELWEYNMKTGLWTWHGGGINTNHYHSYGTKGISSSANWPPIKFSLVSHWVKGSRCYLHGYGHDFYQNDLWEFNVASKKWTWILGDTIAMSEGSYSNKHCVDSPIFYPAPRIYHSSVMNNNCNSLFWFYGGMRYTSGKDIIYSDLWAYNPYKNNWIWLYGGKTDSSSAFTYGQKGVTSKNNKPPPRRSPAMWTDKLNRLYIFGGYYYTDDKSTLWGTNDLWRYDPDTNCINIKLFDKFIDRNIKYSLCLGDSAVVKVGAGYDSLMVMPSASEASIRTVAGGVEITLKPTTTKSYKIIAYGQRCESQLDSLTVPIVVHQEILNKIDTTICEGQVVRGRTTTGSYADTLTASSGCDSIARLNLTVIPKYLTIDTSICRGKSLYGYTTAGTYYDTLTSSQGCITYRTLRLSIREPSSSTHTQTICEGQSYWGHSTTGTHSDILIAANGCDSTRTLNLTVNKKSYFTLNQEICRGESYEGRSQAGTYLDTFRNAKNCDSIRTLVLTLRTPKIIKKLRDTAICRGSEAILDAGLGHRDYLWSTGEVSPSILVKSEGEYKLSYTDTANCKGRDSAKLKYHNDTEIILQDEISNYKGELLFLNPQIKPSDMGGKYRWTPSYMFQCDSCRTVRFRLDSSAVVRLEFTDAQGCRAYKDVQVNIYDSWAVGFPTAFSPNGDGTNDEYFPNVENILSYNIAIYNRWGEKVYASDNLHQKWDGRYKGDPVPLGSYSYFAEVILLNQDRRTYTGTFHLVR